One genomic window of Mucilaginibacter sp. SJ includes the following:
- a CDS encoding transposase translates to MSKFLDTARSRKYEAREIVNAILYVVKSGCQWRMLPGDFAPWKLVYYYFDTWKKNEIFELIHSCLVEETRVKCGKKEQPTVE, encoded by the coding sequence ATATCAAAATTTTTAGATACTGCCCGGAGCCGCAAATATGAGGCAAGAGAAATAGTAAACGCGATTTTATATGTGGTAAAATCGGGTTGCCAGTGGCGGATGCTGCCAGGAGATTTTGCACCATGGAAGCTGGTGTATTATTATTTTGATACCTGGAAAAAGAATGAAATTTTCGAGTTGATACATAGTTGTTTGGTGGAAGAGACGAGGGTAAAATGTGGCAAAAAAGAGCAACCTACAGTAGAATAA
- a CDS encoding NUMOD4 domain-containing protein, which produces MCEINIQYNFMYRSLPHLLGETWKDIPGFEGSYQASNYGRVKSLDRVVPHPRLKQQFVKGRILTQSVYKNKNIKTGQPMIDLWAALSIEGIPHYFNTRRIIYQTFIDPTLNYEKDGFYVINKDYNGYDNKLVNLRLCTKSENQKRAINRDR; this is translated from the coding sequence ATGTGCGAAATTAATATTCAATATAACTTTATGTATCGGAGCTTACCACACCTCCTTGGTGAGACATGGAAAGATATTCCAGGGTTTGAAGGATCGTATCAAGCTTCAAATTACGGAAGAGTAAAGTCATTGGACCGTGTTGTCCCTCATCCGCGTTTGAAACAGCAATTTGTAAAAGGTCGGATATTAACGCAGTCTGTTTACAAAAACAAAAATATTAAAACAGGTCAACCCATGATCGACCTCTGGGCTGCCTTAAGTATTGAAGGCATACCACATTATTTTAATACCAGGCGGATCATTTATCAAACTTTTATAGATCCTACCTTAAATTATGAAAAGGATGGCTTTTATGTGATTAACAAAGATTATAACGGCTATGATAACAAGCTCGTAAATTTAAGGCTTTGTACGAAAAGTGAAAATCAAAAACGGGCAATCAACAGGGACAGGTAG
- a CDS encoding DUF6443 domain-containing protein, producing the protein MGNLHIIIKPKLRLLCAVLCLIPWAVQAQTYLPPPSTMTSTPAAGSYYSYSSITLNPTFSFTATSGSSLSLYIANPDCQPLNSSFSANQNYILTSVPRISGFKNAGTGVNTGDFAGRGTCELMQTVQYFDGLGRALQTVQVKGSPLAKDIVQPFAYDQYGREAQKYLPYAATTADGSYKSDGLTTGPTNFYYPGGTAASGSQQANGVVYNPVPYSLTNFEPSSLNRVVEQGAPGADWQPVTGNTTGHTVKMEYATNNVNDFSGTDTSLSRKVILYRADINGDQSRTLNYGNTAGNYYPAGQLYVTISKDENWKSGSGNSRGGTTEEYKDKTGHVVLKRTFLFSGGALQQLSTYYVYDDLGNLAFVLPPKSGADAGITSAGNLTTLNNLCYQYQYDGRNRLVQKRLPGKDWEYTVYNKLDQVVATQDGNQRLTNQWTFMKYDALGRVLWTGTWNNGGTAITRSGVQAAVTGFSGALWESRPSGGYPSNLAWPTTGFQGTLTVNYYDDYTFGDFSSMPAAYDYRASASAMTSGLLTCTKTWVTGSAAVLYKVLYYDDLGRLIRTCAEHYLGGTTAVANFNNYDVIDNKYDFSNNLTKTTRQHFTIANTTIPAVTIRDTILYDHMNRKTQTLESIWNGNNTPPAYVVLSKLDYNEIGQLKSKGLHSEDGGNSFLQTVNYRYNERGWLQSSQAGLFSENLYYNKPTDNSFTNQYNGNISEMTYTKTGSSNVVFKYGYDQLNRLLSGTSTGGSTMGEQLTYDPLGNISTLMRTGPNPVNLSYTYYNGNASNQLQTVTNNGGAVFRSYGAYDPNGNAPSDGGNKTIAYNLFNLPQTVTQGGTTLASYIYDCTGQKLSNTGSDGRWDYINGIVYNGTTIANETIDFIQTGEGRAEPNGNSWTYSYNLTDHLGNVRLSFYKDPSAGTARRIQEDEYYSFGLRNAFYNSSNNNRYLYNGKEIQTDLTNQYDYGARFYDPVIGRNTTIDPKAELNRRWSPYSYGLNNPIRFIDPDGMVPSDFTDEDGNKRHVEDGSTAQYQEVGTGVSRHYEFTGFDQSKANPGIPYAPQSNTVNLTTAIQEQQNLNASNTDLNPIPGGATFCNYATQNILSTVASATNNSSGLAITGMANSMVDQMNCNTAFIKTDQGNAQAVADKGGLGLVGLIEPGHGHVVSFSVGSNEDKGQMANIGRTNGFLNINPQGDKEPSVFSAKKFENTQFFILNPSITPKSIPTPAPKTNPLNPF; encoded by the coding sequence ATGGGTAATCTCCATATCATCATAAAACCAAAGTTAAGGCTGCTTTGTGCGGTCTTGTGCTTGATACCCTGGGCTGTTCAGGCTCAAACCTACCTGCCGCCACCTTCAACAATGACCTCCACCCCTGCAGCAGGTTCCTATTATAGTTACAGCAGCATTACATTGAACCCGACTTTCAGCTTTACGGCAACTTCAGGCAGCAGCCTGAGTCTGTATATAGCCAACCCTGATTGCCAGCCGCTGAACTCGTCGTTCAGCGCGAATCAGAATTATATCCTGACGTCGGTGCCGCGCATAAGTGGCTTCAAGAATGCAGGTACAGGAGTTAACACGGGAGATTTTGCCGGTCGGGGCACCTGTGAACTGATGCAGACGGTACAGTATTTCGATGGATTGGGCCGGGCCTTGCAAACGGTACAGGTAAAAGGCTCACCGCTGGCCAAAGATATTGTTCAGCCTTTTGCCTATGATCAATACGGCAGAGAGGCCCAAAAATACCTGCCTTATGCAGCGACCACTGCTGATGGGAGCTATAAGAGTGACGGACTGACAACAGGGCCAACCAATTTCTATTATCCGGGTGGTACCGCGGCATCGGGGAGCCAGCAAGCCAATGGAGTGGTTTATAACCCTGTCCCGTATTCGTTAACCAATTTCGAGCCCTCTTCGCTAAACCGGGTGGTGGAACAGGGTGCGCCGGGCGCGGACTGGCAGCCCGTAACTGGCAATACGACCGGGCATACGGTAAAGATGGAGTATGCCACGAACAACGTCAATGACTTTAGCGGAACGGATACGTCACTGAGCAGGAAGGTAATCCTGTATAGAGCGGATATCAATGGGGATCAAAGCCGCACGTTAAACTACGGGAATACTGCCGGCAATTATTACCCGGCCGGGCAACTGTACGTAACAATTAGTAAAGACGAGAACTGGAAGAGCGGCAGCGGCAACAGCAGGGGCGGCACCACCGAAGAATACAAAGACAAGACCGGGCATGTCGTGCTGAAACGGACTTTCTTGTTCAGCGGCGGGGCATTGCAGCAACTGTCAACGTATTATGTATATGATGACCTGGGAAACCTGGCCTTTGTGCTGCCGCCAAAAAGCGGGGCTGATGCGGGCATCACCAGTGCAGGCAATTTAACCACGCTGAACAACCTGTGCTACCAGTATCAATACGACGGCAGGAACCGGCTTGTACAGAAAAGATTGCCAGGCAAGGATTGGGAGTATACCGTATATAATAAGCTTGACCAGGTTGTAGCCACACAGGACGGGAACCAGCGTTTGACTAATCAGTGGACTTTTATGAAGTACGATGCGCTGGGGCGTGTACTGTGGACAGGTACCTGGAACAATGGTGGCACGGCAATCACGAGAAGCGGGGTACAGGCAGCTGTAACCGGCTTTAGCGGGGCGCTGTGGGAAAGCCGTCCATCGGGAGGGTATCCCTCCAATTTAGCCTGGCCAACAACCGGGTTTCAGGGGACATTAACCGTGAATTATTATGACGATTATACCTTTGGCGATTTTAGCTCGATGCCTGCGGCGTATGACTACCGGGCATCGGCAAGTGCAATGACCAGCGGATTGCTGACCTGCACTAAAACCTGGGTAACCGGCAGCGCCGCCGTGTTATATAAAGTGTTGTATTATGATGATCTCGGTCGTTTGATCAGGACCTGTGCCGAACATTACCTGGGCGGGACTACTGCCGTAGCTAACTTTAATAATTATGATGTGATCGACAATAAATACGATTTCAGCAATAATTTGACTAAAACAACGCGGCAGCATTTTACTATAGCTAATACGACTATTCCGGCAGTGACGATTCGGGATACAATCCTGTATGACCACATGAACCGTAAAACACAAACGCTGGAATCGATCTGGAACGGGAATAATACGCCGCCTGCCTATGTAGTACTCAGCAAACTGGACTATAACGAGATCGGGCAGTTAAAAAGCAAGGGATTGCATAGTGAAGACGGCGGAAACTCATTTTTGCAAACGGTAAACTACCGGTATAATGAGCGGGGCTGGCTGCAATCATCCCAGGCCGGGCTGTTTAGCGAAAACCTGTATTATAATAAGCCAACCGACAACAGCTTTACTAACCAGTACAACGGCAATATTTCGGAAATGACGTATACGAAAACAGGCTCATCGAATGTGGTGTTCAAATACGGTTATGACCAGTTGAACCGGTTATTGAGCGGGACTTCGACAGGAGGAAGCACGATGGGCGAGCAGCTGACCTATGACCCGTTGGGCAATATATCGACGTTGATGCGTACCGGCCCGAACCCGGTCAATCTCTCATATACCTATTACAACGGTAATGCCAGCAACCAGTTGCAAACGGTAACTAACAATGGCGGCGCGGTATTCCGAAGCTATGGTGCTTATGACCCCAATGGTAACGCGCCAAGTGATGGCGGTAACAAAACTATCGCTTACAATCTTTTTAACCTGCCGCAAACAGTAACACAGGGAGGCACGACACTGGCCAGCTATATTTATGACTGTACAGGCCAGAAGCTGAGCAATACGGGCAGCGATGGGCGATGGGATTATATTAACGGGATCGTGTATAATGGAACCACCATTGCGAATGAGACGATCGATTTTATCCAAACCGGGGAAGGACGTGCGGAACCCAATGGCAACTCGTGGACTTATAGCTATAACCTGACAGACCACCTGGGTAATGTACGGTTATCGTTTTACAAAGATCCATCGGCGGGAACAGCACGCCGGATCCAGGAGGACGAGTATTATTCTTTTGGGTTGAGGAATGCGTTTTACAATAGTTCCAACAATAACCGTTATCTTTATAACGGGAAGGAAATTCAAACAGATCTGACAAACCAATACGATTATGGCGCGCGGTTCTACGATCCCGTGATTGGTAGGAATACAACTATTGACCCGAAAGCTGAATTGAATAGAAGATGGTCACCTTATTCGTATGGACTTAATAATCCTATTAGATTTATTGATCCAGATGGTATGGTACCAAGTGATTTTACTGATGAAGACGGTAATAAAAGACACGTCGAGGATGGTTCAACTGCTCAATATCAAGAAGTAGGTACCGGTGTTAGTAGGCATTATGAGTTTACAGGTTTCGATCAATCAAAAGCCAACCCCGGGATTCCATATGCGCCGCAATCTAATACAGTAAATTTAACAACAGCTATTCAAGAACAGCAGAACTTAAATGCGTCAAATACAGATTTAAATCCAATCCCAGGTGGAGCTACGTTTTGTAATTATGCTACACAAAATATATTAAGCACTGTTGCTTCGGCAACTAATAATTCATCAGGTCTTGCTATAACTGGTATGGCTAATAGTATGGTAGATCAAATGAATTGTAACACTGCTTTTATTAAAACAGATCAAGGTAATGCTCAGGCGGTTGCGGATAAGGGAGGCCTGGGCTTAGTCGGACTAATTGAACCTGGGCATGGTCACGTTGTAAGCTTCTCTGTAGGAAGTAATGAAGATAAAGGACAAATGGCAAACATTGGACGAACAAATGGATTCTTAAATATTAATCCGCAGGGAGATAAAGAACCGTCTGTATTCAGTGCTAAAAAGTTTGAGAATACACAATTCTTTATCTTAAATCCATCGATAACCCCGAAATCTATACCAACACCTGCTCCAAAAACGAACCCATTAAATCCTTTTTAG
- a CDS encoding helix-turn-helix domain-containing protein: MSTFGKRLRECREAKKLSQQDLAKLMKTVHTVIGKYELDKMKPSIEVAGRLAKVLDTTVGHLMGEVDTTNVLKDPDMLKRLNDLNELSEQDKDGILYALDGLLRDAKARKAYGR, encoded by the coding sequence ATGAGCACATTTGGCAAACGATTAAGAGAATGCAGGGAAGCAAAGAAGCTTTCGCAGCAGGACTTGGCTAAGCTCATGAAGACCGTACACACCGTTATCGGTAAGTATGAACTCGATAAGATGAAGCCATCTATTGAGGTAGCTGGCAGACTTGCAAAAGTGCTGGATACTACCGTAGGCCACCTGATGGGCGAAGTTGATACGACCAACGTTTTAAAAGACCCGGATATGCTTAAGCGGTTGAATGATCTAAACGAACTCTCCGAGCAGGATAAGGATGGCATTTTATATGCGCTTGATGGGCTTTTGCGTGATGCTAAAGCTCGTAAAGCTTACGGGCGTTAA